The Chloroflexota bacterium genome includes a region encoding these proteins:
- a CDS encoding 4Fe-4S binding protein: protein MEKSHLRADVDQDSCTGCQDCVERCFFNAIEMKKYPSAKKLKASVEIACLVQVEGFNEEG from the coding sequence TTGGAGAAGAGCCACCTGAGGGCCGATGTGGATCAGGATTCCTGCACGGGCTGCCAAGACTGCGTTGAAAGGTGCTTTTTCAATGCCATAGAGATGAAGAAATATCCCTCGGCAAAGAAACTGAAAGCCTCGGTTGAAATAGCATGCCTGGTGCAGGTGGAAGGGTTCAACGAAGAGGGCTAA
- a CDS encoding CoA-binding protein, whose product MHADMALLGGSGSLMTAHSDLERAFHPKSVAIVGVPRSEANHPPGYTGYTFLRLLQQARFEGHIYPVNPNASVIADLKAYPSVTAIPEPLDLVIVAVPLAAVPRVLEDCVAAGVVNVQIATAGFSETGEAAGREMEAKVREIALRGGLRVVGPNCLGYHVPSARMQMYDKIVLAQGPVAFLSQSGGHGQGYVRIGPAFGIGFSKVISYGNAVMMDCTDFLEYLATDPETRIICMYLEGVRDGRRLVELVRQIDSHKPIVVWKGGLTASGARAAATHTGSLAGDGQIWDAFFKQTGAIQVGSIEEMADVSMTLLQLKPSPGARLAVLGGGGGNNVATADTCAEEGLELPALSAETRARLLEFMTLINQSVVNPLDAGSVFASTALLLRALEALAADPLVDIIVLHMGADYAKWFSPQALAEIKACIVDFNNKGPTGKPVVAAIHEQEKPAEAAEFVLDLRQAGITTYSSLRRACRALRRFAGYHRFVAESRADQSRV is encoded by the coding sequence TTGCATGCAGATATGGCATTGTTGGGGGGAAGTGGCAGTCTTATGACGGCGCATTCGGATCTGGAGAGAGCTTTTCATCCCAAATCCGTCGCTATTGTTGGCGTTCCCAGGAGTGAGGCCAACCATCCGCCGGGTTATACGGGATACACCTTTCTGCGCCTGCTGCAGCAGGCCAGGTTCGAAGGGCATATCTATCCGGTTAACCCTAATGCCAGCGTTATCGCAGACCTGAAAGCATACCCCAGCGTTACAGCCATTCCTGAACCGCTGGATCTGGTCATAGTCGCGGTGCCGCTGGCAGCGGTGCCCCGGGTGCTGGAAGACTGTGTGGCTGCCGGGGTGGTTAATGTGCAAATTGCTACTGCGGGTTTTTCTGAAACCGGTGAGGCTGCAGGTAGAGAAATGGAAGCTAAGGTGCGGGAGATCGCCTTGAGAGGAGGCCTTCGCGTAGTGGGGCCTAACTGCCTGGGCTACCATGTGCCGTCTGCCCGCATGCAGATGTATGACAAGATCGTGCTGGCCCAGGGCCCGGTGGCCTTCCTCTCACAGAGCGGGGGCCATGGCCAGGGTTATGTGAGGATTGGGCCAGCCTTCGGCATTGGCTTCAGCAAGGTGATCAGCTACGGGAATGCGGTGATGATGGACTGCACCGATTTCCTGGAGTATCTGGCTACCGATCCGGAGACCCGCATCATCTGTATGTACCTTGAGGGTGTCAGGGACGGCCGCAGGCTCGTCGAACTGGTGAGGCAGATAGACTCTCACAAGCCAATCGTCGTCTGGAAGGGAGGCCTCACTGCCTCAGGGGCGAGGGCTGCAGCGACGCACACCGGTTCTCTGGCGGGAGACGGTCAGATCTGGGATGCCTTCTTCAAACAGACCGGAGCGATACAGGTCGGCTCGATTGAAGAGATGGCCGATGTCAGCATGACGTTGCTCCAGTTGAAACCATCGCCGGGTGCGCGTTTGGCCGTGCTCGGAGGTGGCGGAGGCAATAACGTGGCCACTGCCGATACCTGTGCTGAGGAAGGACTGGAACTGCCAGCCCTCTCTGCGGAGACGAGAGCCAGGCTTCTGGAATTTATGACCCTGATAAATCAGAGCGTGGTTAATCCGTTGGATGCCGGCAGCGTATTCGCCAGTACGGCTCTGCTGCTGCGGGCCCTGGAGGCGTTGGCTGCTGACCCTCTGGTAGATATCATCGTGCTGCACATGGGCGCTGATTATGCAAAGTGGTTCTCCCCTCAGGCACTGGCCGAAATCAAGGCCTGCATCGTGGATTTCAACAATAAGGGCCCCACGGGCAAGCCGGTGGTCGCGGCAATTCACGAGCAGGAGAAGCCTGCTGAAGCAGCAGAGTTTGTCCTCGATCTGAGGCAGGCCGGAATAACAACCTATAGCTCCCTGCGCAGGGCCTGCCGGGCGCTGCGTCGGTTTGCCGGCTACCACAGGTTTGTGGCGGAGAGCAGGGCCGATCAAAGCAGGGTTTAG
- a CDS encoding DUF6125 family protein: MNELSDYSGEFDPSVTYENFPKDFLLKALKAYAGYIRKLDGIWYLTVKQQADDDMAFACDRLVWDKMEVHDVETTCKLFKIGSMDVAALIKALQMSPWTWNLEHHFELKNANHGVWTVTRCPTLLALEREGEGRERRICCQIETELIALRAHTINPRIKVTPLKLPPREKKDDIHCRWEFKLEG, translated from the coding sequence ATGAATGAATTGAGCGACTACAGCGGGGAATTCGATCCCAGTGTCACTTACGAGAACTTTCCCAAGGATTTCCTGCTGAAGGCTTTGAAGGCATACGCGGGCTACATTCGGAAGCTGGACGGTATCTGGTATCTTACGGTGAAGCAGCAGGCGGATGATGACATGGCCTTTGCCTGCGACAGGCTGGTGTGGGACAAGATGGAGGTCCATGACGTGGAGACGACCTGCAAGCTGTTCAAAATCGGGAGTATGGATGTGGCGGCCTTGATCAAAGCACTGCAAATGAGCCCCTGGACGTGGAATCTGGAGCATCATTTTGAGTTGAAGAATGCCAATCACGGGGTTTGGACGGTGACTCGGTGCCCCACACTGCTGGCTCTGGAGAGAGAGGGAGAGGGCAGGGAGCGCCGCATCTGCTGCCAGATTGAGACCGAACTGATTGCACTGAGGGCGCACACCATAAACCCGAGGATCAAGGTCACCCCGCTGAAGCTGCCTCCGAGGGAGAAGAAGGACGATATTCACTGCCGGTGGGAGTTCAAACTGGAAGGGTAG
- a CDS encoding nuclear transport factor 2 family protein produces MSKPASLEARIKTLEDIEAIKRLKCKYWRCLDRKLWNELAECFTEDAAADYGPRRKCQGREAIIQFLKQSLGQESSTTFHMGHNAEIEITGDNTRQGYMGIE; encoded by the coding sequence ATGAGCAAGCCAGCGAGCCTTGAAGCCCGAATCAAAACCCTGGAGGACATCGAAGCCATCAAGAGACTGAAATGCAAATATTGGCGCTGCCTTGACAGGAAGCTGTGGAATGAACTCGCCGAGTGTTTCACAGAAGATGCGGCAGCCGACTATGGGCCGCGCCGAAAGTGTCAGGGAAGAGAGGCCATAATCCAGTTCTTAAAGCAAAGCCTGGGGCAAGAGTCCTCTACCACCTTCCATATGGGCCATAACGCCGAGATTGAGATAACCGGCGACAACACCCGCCAGGGGTACATGGGTATTGAATGA